One genomic region from Lynx canadensis isolate LIC74 chromosome E1, mLynCan4.pri.v2, whole genome shotgun sequence encodes:
- the SP6 gene encoding LOW QUALITY PROTEIN: transcription factor Sp6 (The sequence of the model RefSeq protein was modified relative to this genomic sequence to represent the inferred CDS: inserted 5 bases in 4 codons) has translation MLTAVCGSLGSQHTDAPHASPPRLDLQPLQTYQGHTXPEAGDYPSPLQPGELQSLPLGPEVDFSQGYELPGASSRVTCEDLESDSPLAPGPFXKLLQPDMSHHYESWFRPTHPGTEDGSWWDLHPGTSWMDLPHTQGALTSPGHPGXLQAGLGGYVGDHQLCAPPPHPHPHHLLPAAGGQHLLGPPDGAKALEAAAPESQGLDSSLDGAARPKGSRRSVPRSSGQTVCRCPNCLEAERLGAPCGPDGGKKKHLHNCHIPGCGKAYAKTSHLKAHLRWHSGDRPFVCNWLFCGKRFTRSDELQRHLQTHTGTKKFPCAVCSRVFMRSDHLAKHMKTHEGAKEEAAGAAAGEGKASGAVEPAGGKGKXEAEGGAAPSN, from the exons ATGCTAACCGCTGTCTGCGGCTCTCTGGGCAGCCAGCACACGGACGCGCCTCACGCCTCCCCGCCGCGCCTCGACCTGCAGCCTCTCCAAACATACCAGGGCCACAC CCCGGAGGCCGGGGACTACCCCTCCCCGCTGCAGCCTGGAGAGCTGCAGAGCCTCCCGCTGGGCCCTGAGGTGGACTTCTCACAGGGCTATGAGCTGCCGGGGGCCTCCTCTCGGGTAACCTGCGAGGACCTGGAAAGCGACAGTCCCTTGGCCCCGGGACCTT CCAAGCTCCTGCAGCCGGACATGTCCCACCATTACGAATCGTGGTTCCGGCCAACTCACCCAGGCACTGAGGATGGCTCCTGGTGGGACCTTCATCCGGGCACCAGCTGGATGGACCTCCCCCACACTCAGGGCGCGCTCACCTCGCCTGGCCACCCCG CGCTTCAGGCTGGCTTGGGGGGCTACGTCGGAGACCACCAGCTTTGCGCACCGCCTCCCCACCCGCACCCGCACCACCTCCTCCCAGCCGCCGGAGGGCAGCACCTCCTGGGGCCTCCCGACGGGGCCAAGGCCTTGGAAGCGGCCGCCCCGGAGTCCCAGGGGCTGGATTCCAGTCTGGACGGAGCAGCCCGGCCCAAAGGCTCCCGGCGGTCAGTGCCCCGCAGCTCAGGCCAGACCGTGTGCCGCTGCCCCAATTGCCTGGAGGCGGAGCGACTGGGGGCTCCGTGCGGGCCCGACGGGGGCAAGAAGAAGCATTTGCACAATTGCCACATCCCGGGCTGCGGGAAAGCCTACGCCAAGACGTCGCACCTGAAGGCGCACCTGCGCTGGCACAGCGGCGACCGTCCCTTCGTGTGCAACTGGCTCTTCTGCGGCAAGCGCTTCACGCGCTCCGACGAGCTGCAGCGCCACCTCCAGACCCACACGGGCACCAAGAAGTTCCCCTGTGCCGTCTGCAGCCGCGTCTTCATGCGCAGCGACCACCTGGCCAAACACATGAAAACCCACGAGGGCGCCAAGGAGGAGGCTGCCGGGGCGGCCGCGGGCGAGGGCAAGGCCAGCGGAGCGGTGGAGCCTGCCGGGGGCAAAGGCA CGGAGGCCGAGGGCGGCGCGGCTCCCTCCAACTGA
- the SCRN2 gene encoding LOW QUALITY PROTEIN: secernin-2 (The sequence of the model RefSeq protein was modified relative to this genomic sequence to represent the inferred CDS: inserted 3 bases in 3 codons; deleted 1 base in 1 codon), with protein sequence MASWSSDTPCSCDCFVSVPPASAIPAVIFAKNSERPRDEVQEVVFVPAGTHALAAAPGSLLQCTYSEVEQVSRTHAVILSRPSWLWGAEMGANEHGVCIGNEAVWTKEPVGEGEALLGMDLLRLALERSSSALEALRVITDLLARYGQGGSCREDPTPFCYHNTFLLADRTEAWVLETAGRLWAAQRIQEGARNISNQLSVGTDISAEHADLRTHALAQDWWDGQSTFDFAQVFSLTQQPVRMEAAKARFRAGQQLLQQQQGGITAEVMMGILRNKESGICMDSGGFRTTASMVSILPRDPTQPCVHFLTATPDPSRSVFKPFIFGXGAAQAPQVLSPTFGARDPVRTQPRFQTQVDRRHTXYLRHQVALGLIESEQDRGQQLRQKQRDLEQEGLEAARRLLAGSXVPPPQELGGLFQAFVERESQVYA encoded by the exons ATGGCTTCGTGGAGCTCTGACACCCCGTGTTCCTGCGATTGCTTTGTTTCCGTGCCCCCGGCCTCGGCCATCCCAGCTGTGATCTTTGCCAAGAATTCCGAA CGACCGCGGGACGAGGTGCAGGAGGTGGTGTTTGTACCGGCAGGCACTCATGCCCTGGCAGCCGCTCCAGG ctccttacTGCAGTGTACCTACAGTGAGGTGGAACAGGTGTCAAGGACTCACGCTGTAATCCTGAGCCGCCCTTCTTGGCTGTGGGGGGCTGAGATGGGCGCCAATGAGCATGGTGTCTGCATTGGCAATGAGGCAGTGTGGACCAAGGAGCCAGTTGGAGAGGGGGAAGCCCTACTAGGCATGGACCTACTCAG GCTGGCTTTGGAACGGAGCAGCTCTGCCCTGGAGGCCTTGCGTGTGATCACAGACTTGCTGGCGCGCTACGGGCAAGGGGGCAGCTGCCGGGAGGACCCCACACCGTTCTGCTACCACAACACATTCCTGCTGGCTGACCGGACTGAGGCGTGGGTGCTAGAGACGGCAGGGAGGCTGTGGGCCGCACAGAGGATCCAGG AAGGGGCCCGTAACATCTCCAACCAGTTGAGCGTAGGCACGGACATCTCGGCCGAGCACGCAGACCTTCGGACCCATGCCCTGGCCCAGGACTGGTGGGATGGGCAGAGCACTTTTGACTTCGCTCAGGTCTTCTCCCTGACCCAGCAGCCTGTGCGCATGGAGGCTGCCAAAGCCCGCTTCCGGGCCGGGCAACAGCTTCTGCAGCAGCAACAAG GGGGCATCACGGCAGAGGTGATGATGGGCATCCTCAGGAACAAGGAGAGCGGCATCTGTATGGACTCTGGAGGCTTTCGCACCACGGCCAGCATGGTGTCCATCCTGCCCCGGGATCCCACACAGCCCTGCGTCCACTTCCTCACCGCTACTCCAGACCCATCCAG GTCAGTGTTCAAACCTTTCATCTTCG CGGGGGCGGCCCAGGCCCCCCAGGTGCTGTCCCCCACTTTTGGAGCACGGGACCCTGTTCGGACTCAGCCCCGATTCCAGACTCAGGTGGATCGCCGGCACA TCTACCTCCGGCACCAGGTGGCCCTGGGGCTGATAGAGAGCGAGCAG GATCGGGGGCAGCAGCTCCGGCAGAAGCAGCGGGATCTGGAGCAGGAGGGCCTGGAGGCTGCACGGCGGCTGCTGGCGGGGA AGGTGCCACCCCCACAGGAGCTGGGCGGCCTCTTCCAGGCCTTTGTGGAAAGGGAGAGCCAGGTGTATGCCTGA
- the LRRC46 gene encoding LOW QUALITY PROTEIN: leucine-rich repeat-containing protein 46 (The sequence of the model RefSeq protein was modified relative to this genomic sequence to represent the inferred CDS: inserted 2 bases in 2 codons), with the protein MPGGNFAQSPEEGGVCITETLITKRNLAFPEDEDLSEKMFHTLAELQTVRLDREGITAISNLEGLQNLHSLYLQANKIQRIENLACIPSLRFLSLAGNQIRQVENLHDLPHLQFLDLSENLIETLKLDEFPQSLLILNLSGNSCTNRDGYRELVTEALPLLLDLDKQPVLERWASDEEDKDSSDEDEEFPELSGPFCTERGFLEELKQEMSRHKELRQQAALTEHLLRMGTKPALTDLPSCPGGPXARDGSPSVTPTQRKETPPKPASLPHATSATKKPCPLVSSQQSTVXGKEGARAATAPKASLAGAPSTTKMVTKRVKK; encoded by the exons ATGCCCGGAG GTAATTTTGCCCAGAGTCCAGAGGAAGGAGGCGTGTGCATCACTGAAACCCTTATCACTAAGCGGAACTTGGCCTTCCCTGAGGATGAGGATCTGTCAGAGAAGAT GTTTCACACTCTTGCTGAACTGCAGACTGTCCGCCTGGACCGAGAGGGGATTACGGCTATCAGCAACCTCGAGGGCCTCCAGAATCTTCACAGCCTCTATCTGCAAGCG AATAAGATCCAGCGAATTGAGAACCTGGCCTGCATCCCCTCCTTGCG CTTCCTGTCTCTGGCAGGAAACCAAATCAGGCAGGTGGAAAACCTCCATGACCTCCCACATCTCCAGTTTCTGGACCTTTCAGAGAACCTGATAGAAACACTGAAGCTGG ATGAATTCCCGCAGAGCCTTCTCATCCTCAACCTGAGTGGAAACAGCTGCACCAACCGGGATGGGTACAG GGAGCTAGTGACAGAAGCCCTGCCGCTGCTCCTGGACCTGGACAAGCAGCCTGTGTTAGAGCGCTGGGCCTCGGACGAGGAGGATAAAGACTCAAGCGACGAGGACGAGGAGTTCCCGGAGCTGAGTGGTCCGTTCTGCACAGAGCGAG GGTTCCTCGAGGAGCTGAAGCAGGAGATGAGCAGACACAAGGAACTCAGGCAGCAGGCAGCCCTGACCGAGCACCTTCTGAGGATGGGGACAAAGCCCGCCCTCACCGACCTCCCCAGCTGCCCGGGGGGGC CGGCTAGGGACGGCAGTCCTTCTGTCACTCCCACGCAGAGGAAGGAGACACCCCCCAAGCCCGCCTCCCTGCCACATGCCACCTCTGCCACCAAGAAACCCTGCCCTCTGGTTTCCAGCCAGCAAAGCACTG CAGGCAAAGAAGGGGCCCGAGCAGCCACAGCCCCCAAGGCCTCACTGGCTGGGGCCCCCAGCACAACCAAAATGGTGACCAAAAGAGTCAAGAAATGA